AGAATATACCATTGGAAAACTGGTTACCGATAATGGTAATTATCGTGTTTCTTTCTACATAAAAAAAACATCTAATTCTGAATTTATTCAACAGATAATAATAGATACAGAATAATCCTCGATACATTTATGAATGAAATTGAATTTCTAAAATCTGCACTTCAAGAAGATGTTGCAGAAGGTGATCATTCTTCTTTGTCTACAATTCCCTCTTCAGCAAAAGGCAAAGCGCATCTTTTAGTCAAAGAAGCAGGAATTATTTCGGGTATTGATGTTGCAAAAAAAGTTTTTGATCTCGTTGATCCTGATATTCAACTTGAAATTTTCATTAGAGACGGTGATCAGGTCTCTTCTGGAGATATCGTATTTATTGCAAGTGGTTCATCTCAAAACTTATTAAAAGCAGAGCGTTTAATGCTGAACCTGATGCAGCGCATGAGTGGAATCGCAACCACGACTCATAAATATGTGCAACTTACAGCGGGCACTAAAGCTAAAGTGTTGGATACAAGAAAAACAACACCTAATCTAAGAGCATTTGAAAAACAGGCTGTAGTTCACGGAGGTGGAACAAATCATAGATTTGGGCTATATGATATGATTATGATTAAGGATAATCATATTGATTTTGCTGGCGGAATTGCAGAAGCACTGACCAAAGCACATAATTACATCAAGAAAAATAAACTCGAACTTAAAATCGAGATAGAAGCTCGAGATTTGGATGAAGTTCGACAAGTTCTGGACTGCGGACTTGGAGACCGTATTATGCTGGATAATTTCAACTATGAAGATACTAGAATTGCTGTTGAATTAATCAATGGCCAATATGAAACTGAATCTTCCGGTGGAATCACTCTTGACACTATTGCAAATTATGCCAAATGCGGTGTAGATTACGTATCTGTTGGTGCACTCACCCACTCAGTTAAAAGTTTAGACCTTAGCTTCAAAGCAATTAATTAACAGTTATGTTTTTTAAAATACTCAGTAATCTAAAAAATAAGCTTTATCAGATTACATTTATTCGGAAACTGGTATTTTTTGTCAAGCATGTTAAAATCCCATTCTTTGGTGGTCTTGAAATTTACAAGGTAGGAATATTCTTTATTCGTGGCTTAGCAGGTGGTTTTTTGACTACAAGAGCCGCTGCAATTGCATTTAATTTCTTTCTTGCAATTTTTCCATCAATAATTTTCATCTTTAGTTTAATCCCATTCATTCCTATAGATGGTTTTCAGGAAGAGCTGCAAGCAGAATTATTATTTGCCGCCCCAAAAATCATGGATACTTTCCTTGAAGATACTTTATTTGATATCATAAAAAACAAACATACCAGTCTACTTTCTTTAGGTTTTATTCTGGCCATGTATTTTGCCACAAATGGAATTAACTCATTACTCACTGCATTTGTAATGTCTTACCATACTGAAGAACATCATGCGAGATCTTGGTTCTCTCAACAAATAACAGCTATAATGCTGACGATTTTCCTAACTATATTTCTATTTATAGCAATATTCTTAACCATTTTTGGAGGGCAAATTATCCAATTTGTATTCGATACGATATTAGACTTTAGTCGATTTGACATTCTTCTCATCAATCTGGCAAGATGGATAATTATTATCGCATTTATCTATTTTTCAGTAGCCTTTATATATTTCTATGGGCCTAAGCAAAAAGTTCAGTTTTTCTCTCCGGGAGCCTCATTAGCCACGATTGCAGTAATTCTATTCACCTTGGGGTTTGCTTTCTATATCGACAACTTTGCTTCATATAACAAACTCTATGGATCCATTGGAACGGTTATGGGGATTATGCTTATGATTTACTTAAATAGTCTCGCGCTACTTATCGGGTATGAACTTAATGCCGCAATTGAACATGGGAGTACACATATTCGGTTAGAAGAGTATGAATAAATCACCTCACAATAGTAAAACTACCTTGAACCGGCTTTTCATTCTGTCCTAAAAAAAGAGTATAAAAATACACTCCTTCCGGAACATTGTATGCATCCCAAAAATTTCTATAATTGGTTGTCTGGAAAATAATCACTCCCCATCTATTAAAAATTGTCAGTTCATTAGTTTCAAACTTTCCAATATTCGGGAACTCCAAATAATCATTAATTCCATCTCCATTTGGTGTAATCACATTCACACTCACCACATCATCAGATATTCTATAATTAAATTTCACCGAATCTATACATCCATTTTCTGCCCAAACTTTATGTAATATTTCTAAATTTTGTCCTGAATAAAATGTGATATCCAGATCCTCATTCTCTGAAAGAATAGAATCATTCACATTCCAAAACCACCGCACTAAATTTCCAGGACTAATTTGAGAATCATCATAAAAAGTTAGCGGGACATATGCCATGGAAACATCCTCTGGATCCACGGTAATTCCTGCATTGGGAGCGGGTATAAAATTTAATTGAAACGTATCCACATAGATACATCCATTTGAATCGAATACTCGCAATTCATGTTGACCATAATTCACATAGATGGAATCTAAAGTATCTCCACTACCCCATTCGTAAAAATGATTATTCTGTCTATTAAAAGTTAGCAGCCCTTGCATATTTTCACAAACTTCACTCTCTCCTACAATGGTAACCTCAGGACTTGATGACGTGACTTTAAATAGAGGAGATTTTGCAGTGCAACCATCATTATTTCTAACAAAAACTGAATATACTCCAGCTCTCACTTTAATACTGGAATCTGTCTCATTTGTGGACCATAAATAGTGATCAAACCCGCTAATATTCAGTATAGCAGAATCTTCAAAACAGTAATGATTTATTCCCTGAATGACGGGATAAATCGATGGTTTAACAACAACATCAATTGTATCAGATGTAACACAATACCCCTTATCCTCAACAGTCACAGAATATATCCCTGGGTTTGTGTATGAAATCCCCGGACTAGTTTCTCCAGTATTCCAAATAAATTGCTGATAACCCAAATCAACATATAAAAAACCTCCGTTGGTATCACACATCACAGTATCTCCCAAAATCTGCACAGTATCAGGTGTATTCATTGTGATCGTGACCGTATCTGTAGTTGCAAAGCATGAGTCTAAATGTACCACGCACCAATAATCTCCCGGAGCATTTATATTCGTTGAAAAACCGATGCTTCCATTGCTCCATTGATATAAATCAAATCCGAACTCAACCGTAAGTTGCGTACTTTGTCCTGGACAGATTTCAGTAACTCCATGGACATCGACACCATTTATTAGTTCATTTACACGATGCCATTTAACAGAAGAACAACCATCTTTCCATGCCGTAACTCTTTTCCAACCATATCCTGTATATATAGTGTCGGTGATATCTCCCGTGTTCCAAAACAATGAATCCCAAACATCTCCAACCGCGACTAATCTGGCACTATCCACAGTATCACAATAAAATAAATTACCCAAAATCCCTAAACTCGGAGTATCTACACCTAAAATATTAAAACTCAATGAATCAATACACGTACTGTAAGAAACCTCTACAAAATGTAACCCTGGAATAGAATAAATGCTACTTTGCGCTGTTATTCCATTATCCCATAAATAAGAGTCAAATACACTATTTACGGAAATTACGGTACTTTCATCCCCACAAATAACCGAATCCCCGGAAACAGTCAACGTTGGATATGTTACATCCCCAATTAAAATACTATCATATGCATGGCACACCGTGCCATCTCCAGAAAATTGAGTAACTGTTATTAAATAATTTCCTGCGAGCACATTAATAGAATTAGATATATCACCCGTACTCCAAAGAATACTATCATAGATATCAGGAACAAATAGTATCACCGAATCACCATTACATGAATTTACATTGCTGGCCGCAAGATTAACATCATGATCACTAAAACTTGTAATTTCAACGCTATCGGAATTTACACATCCATCATTAAATACTGTTACAGAATAAACACCTGGTTGTGTTATATTAATTTTAAATACTGAATCTCCAGTATTCCATTGATACATATCATTATTATCAAAAACACTTAACTCCAAAGTATCTGGAAGACAAATAAATGGTTCAGATACTATATCTGAATTAGGGATATTTGCTTTTACCAAATGGCTCACTGACTTCTCGCAGTGGTTATACCCAACTGTTACTGTATAAATTCCAGGAGTAACATTTATTACACTTGATCTCCCTCCATTGCTCCATAAGTACGTTTCATATACTGAAGCGACTGATAATTGTGTTGTGTCATAACTACAAATGATCGTATCTCCTATGATATTCACCGGTTCAGGTAGACTATCTATTTGAACAACAAGTTCTATTTCATAAAAGTGACCTGGCTGACCATTATCAATTATTGTAATTGGTATCGAATGAACTCCGATATTATTAACTCCTCCAACAATTTCCAAATCTAATGAAGCTACGTTTCCTGTAATTATATTAGTTATTTTTTGCCCAATAAACGCACTGGTATCCGCATTGATATATGTTAATTGATCTGTTTCAGGCGCAAAGAAATATAACGTTTCTCTAAGCGTATCACCAATGCAAACTCCAATGGTATCTTTTAATTTATCACCTAAAACACCAGGCTTATTATTCAATGAATCACATGGATTTAGATAAATCGTTTTTCCTTCTAATGCCAACACTCCATTTAAAGAATCTTTAGACACAGAAAAAGATGTATCATTTTTATTAAAAGCTCCGATACTTGAGTATCTAGTTCCATCCCCATAATTTAGTCCTATTTGTGCTGGTGCTCCTCCAAATCCTCCGATACCTCCCGAACCATCTCCTGTAGTCCATTCCATATTATCGTAAAAGAAACCTATCGTATAGCCAAAAGGTAATAACTCAGAAGATCCATCTGTAATGATTAATTGAAAAGAATTTCCTTTTGAAGCATTTTGTTCATAATACCCTACATCCTCCCAGGAAACAATCAATGCATTGGGTAATAATTTGTAAAAAACACCACCTCTACTTCTGGTATCAACATCCGACCAATACGGAGCAATAACCTGAAAATTAGAAAAAGGCATTGCGATTGGGGTACCCGTAGAAAATGATTGATCAAACGAAATATTACCATTTGAATTGATATAAACTTCGTTTTTCACATCTCCCCACCAACAAAAGTCAAATGGTAAATTAATCAAAGCGGAACTCCCATCATCACTTGGGGGTATAGCTTGAATAAAAGATGAATCAGAAGGACCTAACGAATAGCTGGCTCGATTAGCGTTTAACCTGATACTATAGGATTCAAAAAACGACAATTTCGAAGTTCCCTTTAACTTTGCATACTCATTTTCACTAATAGATATTTGGCCCCATATCTTCGTGACAAACAACATTTGCATCAAAAAAACACCTATATGCAACAGTCTAAACATCAAAACAATATAACTCTTACTTCAATTACTGGCAAAGGTCAACACATAATAATAACTACACAATTAATTTTTCACTTAATTTGCAAGCGTGTTTTCTGATGAAAACATATATTTTGCAACTACTAATTGCAATAACACATGAGCAATACAAAAGTTTCTACTCCACAATTATCGGTGATTGTTTGCACTTATAATCGTGAAAAGTACATTTTAAGAAATCTTGAAAGTTTCATAAATCAAACTGCGGATTACTCTGAATTTGAAGTTATTATCATCAATAATAACAGTCCAGATAATACGGACCAAATATGTCGCCACTTCATAAAGAACAATCCTAAAATTCAAACGACATATGTTATTGAAAAAAATCAAGGACATACTTTCGCTAGAAATAGAGGGATAAAAGAATCTAACAGTAAAATTTTAGCCTTCATAGATGATGATGCTTTTATACGTCCAGAATACTGTGAAAACATTATAAAATTCTTCTCTCAACATCCAATGGTAGATATTATCGGAGGTAAAATTATCCCTGTTTACGAATCTGGAAAAGAACCAAATTGGATGTCTCCTTATCTTCTTACATTAATGGCTGCTCAAGATTATGGCGATCAAGTCAAAGAGTTTAATAAGAATAAATTTCCAATTGGGGCAAATATGATTTACCGATCAAGTGTTTTTGACAAGATTGGTTTATTCAACACAGAATTAGGACGAAGAGGTGATGGTTTAGAAGGAGGAGATGAAAAAGATTTGATACACAGATTTAGGCAAACAGACGGACTTATTTACTATGTTCCAAACGTTGTCGTTGACCATATAATTGGGATACATCGTGAAGACATGAAGTATATCAAAGCCATGGGTATTGGTGTTGGCACTAGTGAAAGAACCAGGTTAAAAGAATCTGGAACAAATGTTATTTTAGAAAAAATACTCATGGAAACTTTTAAATCCATGGCTACTCTTATTCTTTTAATATTTTACTTACTAACTATTAGACCATCAAAAGGATGGACTCTTGTAAAATTCAGATTCTGGGTTATTCAAGGATTAATTTTAGATAAACAAAGACAATGATTACTATTTTAACCGGAGCCAAAAAAAATATAGGGGACTATTTGATTGGTGATCGAGCAAAATCTCTTTTAAAAGAATTCGTTGACGATGATATTCTTGAACTTGATCGATTTAAAGATTTAACTCCTCATCTGGATCAGATTAATTCCTCTAGAGCATTGATACTTTGCGGAGGGCCGGCATACGATGAAGATATATATCCGGGTATTTACCCTCTGGTTAATGATTTATCCAGAATTAAAGTTCCGATTATCCCATTTGGACTAGGTTGGTCCGGAAAACCTATTTTTCAACCGAAAGCATTTACTTTTAAACCAGAAGCACTCGACTTCATACAATCTATTCACTCCAAAATTGAAAAATCAAGTTGCAGAGATATTGTCACTGAAAAGATTTTAAACAATCAAGGTATTAAAAATGTAATCATGACGGGCTGCCCTGTCTGGTATTCTTTACCTGATATCGGTAAAAAAGCAAAGAATACCACAATAAAAAAAATTGTAGTAACAACACCGGCTGGAAAGCATTTATGGAATCAATCAAATGAAGTTCTTAAATCTGTAAAAAAACAATTCCCAGAAGCAGAAATCATATATAGTTTCCACAGAGGTATTTACCCTGGTTCCGGAACACCATTAAGACAAGGTTTAAGCTATATGTTAATGTCATTTTTAGGATTCATTAATGGCGCTAAAATTGTTGATGTTTCTTACGATCTTAATAAAATTAAATTCTATGATGAATGTGACTTGCATGTAGGTTATAGAGTACACGCGCATTTATACTTTCTTAGTAAACGAATACCATCGATACTTATCAATGAAGATGGTAGAGGTCTTGGTATGACCGAATCTTTAGGACAGGAGAATTTAACTATTAATCAAGAAAATTTATTAGAAAGATTAAACTTTATTCTTTCAAATAACAAACAAAACAACTTTAAATGGTTTGATCAGGTATACAACAAAATTGATTCTCATTTTGAGGTGATGAAAGACTTTTTAAAGTCTATTAAATAACACAAATGATAGGTAATCTACTTCGAAAATATTTATTAAAACTGAAGCATCCAACCGCAAAATGTTCAAAATCGGCTGTAATTAATAATGTTGACTTTGGAGAATATACTCAGGTGACCTCAAATGCATCCCTAAGCAATACTAAACTCGGTGACTATAGTAGTGTTGGTAGAAACACAACTATCAACCATGCTGATATTGGGAAGTTTTGCAGCATTAGCTGGAATGTTACTATTGGCGCCACTTCACATCCAGATAATCATATAACTACACATGCTTTTCCATACATTAGCCAATTTGGGATGGTTAAAAAAAATAAAAAAATAAAAGTAAAAACTATCGTTGGGAATGATGTGTGGATTGGTACAAATGTAGTTATTATGCCTGGTATTAGTATTGGAAATGGAGCCATTATTGGAGCTGGCAGCATTGTAACAAAAAATGTCCCTGATTATGCTGTCGTTGTTGGTGTTCCCGCTAAAATTACTCGCTATAGATTCACATCTCAAGAAATAAATATCCTTTCAAAATTAGAATGGTGGAATTGGCCTAGAGAAAGGATTAAAAATAATATTGAATTATTCAAAATTCCAATTACGGAAAGCCTGCTAAAAAAACTAAAAGATATTAGTTAACACTTTTACGTTTAAACGCATCAATAAAAGAATTTGGTGTCAAATTAATTATTTCACACCCTATCGATTTTGCATATCCATCGATAACAAAGTAAGATTTAAATGCGTAAGTAAACTTTTGTAACACTTCATATAATTTACGATCAAATGATTTACTATTTGCATTATACATTTTCTTTTCTTGCGCTTCCTTTTCATCGTAAAAGTGTTTTTGAACCATTACTACTTGATTTTCTTCTGTCACCCTAACATATGGCATCCAAGAATGATCTGCCCCCAAAATATTTATTGTTTTATAACCCAAATTAATACCAACAACTAACGCTGGAATCAAAACATTATGTGGTCTAGGCAACCCTAATCTATTCCTCATAATCCAATTAGCTATTTTCTGATTTCCATCAATTGGCGTCATATTAACAAAATAGATTTTTATTCGTTTATTCTTCGAAAAATATCCTAAGGCATTTTTACAATTCTTAGCAGTCAATGGAGCTATAATTGATAAATTCCATTCAGTATCATAAATCAACGGATCTGCGGTTTTGTAAAACTCATCTTTCAGAAATTGATCATGTTCATGATCCCAAAACTCAATCGGAGTTAAAACCAATACCGAAGGTTTTAACTTTTTATACAAAGGAGACCTAGACAGATGATTTACACCTATTAAATCAGAGTTTAATATTAAATCATGATGTTCATCAATACTTTTAAGTAAACTTGGACCGTTACCTAAAATCAAAAGGTGTTTTCGATTACCTTTATTAGGCAAAGGTTCCCTTTTCCATCCGCCAATAGCAACTTTCATTAAGGAAAGCCCCCCCATTACCAAATCAACAATTTTTTTCTCCGTTTTTGGATTCATTTTGCACAGAATGTTATTGTTTATCCTAATAGTAGCAAATCTAATCGTTTCTAGTATCTAATGTTTACATTTGGAATCTAAATCTGGTCATCTTTTAAAATTACATTTCTTACCTATAAATATGGGAAGTATTTCCAACCAAGCATTTAAATCTTCAATTTTTTCATACTTAGGTGTTCTAATTGGATTTGTAACCATTGGATTTCTTTTACCAAGACTTTTTTCAACAGGTGAAGTTGGAGTTAT
This genomic interval from bacterium SCSIO 12643 contains the following:
- a CDS encoding CatB-related O-acetyltransferase, which encodes MIGNLLRKYLLKLKHPTAKCSKSAVINNVDFGEYTQVTSNASLSNTKLGDYSSVGRNTTINHADIGKFCSISWNVTIGATSHPDNHITTHAFPYISQFGMVKKNKKIKVKTIVGNDVWIGTNVVIMPGISIGNGAIIGAGSIVTKNVPDYAVVVGVPAKITRYRFTSQEINILSKLEWWNWPRERIKNNIELFKIPITESLLKKLKDIS
- a CDS encoding glycosyltransferase family 2 protein, producing MSNTKVSTPQLSVIVCTYNREKYILRNLESFINQTADYSEFEVIIINNNSPDNTDQICRHFIKNNPKIQTTYVIEKNQGHTFARNRGIKESNSKILAFIDDDAFIRPEYCENIIKFFSQHPMVDIIGGKIIPVYESGKEPNWMSPYLLTLMAAQDYGDQVKEFNKNKFPIGANMIYRSSVFDKIGLFNTELGRRGDGLEGGDEKDLIHRFRQTDGLIYYVPNVVVDHIIGIHREDMKYIKAMGIGVGTSERTRLKESGTNVILEKILMETFKSMATLILLIFYLLTIRPSKGWTLVKFRFWVIQGLILDKQRQ
- a CDS encoding YihY/virulence factor BrkB family protein, with translation MFFKILSNLKNKLYQITFIRKLVFFVKHVKIPFFGGLEIYKVGIFFIRGLAGGFLTTRAAAIAFNFFLAIFPSIIFIFSLIPFIPIDGFQEELQAELLFAAPKIMDTFLEDTLFDIIKNKHTSLLSLGFILAMYFATNGINSLLTAFVMSYHTEEHHARSWFSQQITAIMLTIFLTIFLFIAIFLTIFGGQIIQFVFDTILDFSRFDILLINLARWIIIIAFIYFSVAFIYFYGPKQKVQFFSPGASLATIAVILFTLGFAFYIDNFASYNKLYGSIGTVMGIMLMIYLNSLALLIGYELNAAIEHGSTHIRLEEYE
- a CDS encoding gliding motility-associated C-terminal domain-containing protein is translated as MFRLLHIGVFLMQMLFVTKIWGQISISENEYAKLKGTSKLSFFESYSIRLNANRASYSLGPSDSSFIQAIPPSDDGSSALINLPFDFCWWGDVKNEVYINSNGNISFDQSFSTGTPIAMPFSNFQVIAPYWSDVDTRSRGGVFYKLLPNALIVSWEDVGYYEQNASKGNSFQLIITDGSSELLPFGYTIGFFYDNMEWTTGDGSGGIGGFGGAPAQIGLNYGDGTRYSSIGAFNKNDTSFSVSKDSLNGVLALEGKTIYLNPCDSLNNKPGVLGDKLKDTIGVCIGDTLRETLYFFAPETDQLTYINADTSAFIGQKITNIITGNVASLDLEIVGGVNNIGVHSIPITIIDNGQPGHFYEIELVVQIDSLPEPVNIIGDTIICSYDTTQLSVASVYETYLWSNGGRSSVINVTPGIYTVTVGYNHCEKSVSHLVKANIPNSDIVSEPFICLPDTLELSVFDNNDMYQWNTGDSVFKINITQPGVYSVTVFNDGCVNSDSVEITSFSDHDVNLAASNVNSCNGDSVILFVPDIYDSILWSTGDISNSINVLAGNYLITVTQFSGDGTVCHAYDSILIGDVTYPTLTVSGDSVICGDESTVISVNSVFDSYLWDNGITAQSSIYSIPGLHFVEVSYSTCIDSLSFNILGVDTPSLGILGNLFYCDTVDSARLVAVGDVWDSLFWNTGDITDTIYTGYGWKRVTAWKDGCSSVKWHRVNELINGVDVHGVTEICPGQSTQLTVEFGFDLYQWSNGSIGFSTNINAPGDYWCVVHLDSCFATTDTVTITMNTPDTVQILGDTVMCDTNGGFLYVDLGYQQFIWNTGETSPGISYTNPGIYSVTVEDKGYCVTSDTIDVVVKPSIYPVIQGINHYCFEDSAILNISGFDHYLWSTNETDSSIKVRAGVYSVFVRNNDGCTAKSPLFKVTSSSPEVTIVGESEVCENMQGLLTFNRQNNHFYEWGSGDTLDSIYVNYGQHELRVFDSNGCIYVDTFQLNFIPAPNAGITVDPEDVSMAYVPLTFYDDSQISPGNLVRWFWNVNDSILSENEDLDITFYSGQNLEILHKVWAENGCIDSVKFNYRISDDVVSVNVITPNGDGINDYLEFPNIGKFETNELTIFNRWGVIIFQTTNYRNFWDAYNVPEGVYFYTLFLGQNEKPVQGSFTIVR
- a CDS encoding polysaccharide pyruvyl transferase family protein; this encodes MITILTGAKKNIGDYLIGDRAKSLLKEFVDDDILELDRFKDLTPHLDQINSSRALILCGGPAYDEDIYPGIYPLVNDLSRIKVPIIPFGLGWSGKPIFQPKAFTFKPEALDFIQSIHSKIEKSSCRDIVTEKILNNQGIKNVIMTGCPVWYSLPDIGKKAKNTTIKKIVVTTPAGKHLWNQSNEVLKSVKKQFPEAEIIYSFHRGIYPGSGTPLRQGLSYMLMSFLGFINGAKIVDVSYDLNKIKFYDECDLHVGYRVHAHLYFLSKRIPSILINEDGRGLGMTESLGQENLTINQENLLERLNFILSNNKQNNFKWFDQVYNKIDSHFEVMKDFLKSIK
- the nadC gene encoding carboxylating nicotinate-nucleotide diphosphorylase; this translates as MNEIEFLKSALQEDVAEGDHSSLSTIPSSAKGKAHLLVKEAGIISGIDVAKKVFDLVDPDIQLEIFIRDGDQVSSGDIVFIASGSSQNLLKAERLMLNLMQRMSGIATTTHKYVQLTAGTKAKVLDTRKTTPNLRAFEKQAVVHGGGTNHRFGLYDMIMIKDNHIDFAGGIAEALTKAHNYIKKNKLELKIEIEARDLDEVRQVLDCGLGDRIMLDNFNYEDTRIAVELINGQYETESSGGITLDTIANYAKCGVDYVSVGALTHSVKSLDLSFKAIN